A region from the Riemerella anatipestifer genome encodes:
- a CDS encoding phosphatase PAP2 family protein, protein MKKILGGISLCWFSLTFYMLVTLVLVLLVKPDGFFLIPILEGRFYFFAVFLGALFFDNQLKNYPKIKVLVSWLLAYAFLGMVYKETAQLNLMFFDKIDSWLVEIDHLLFGFQPSLEFSKVFDYPWFSELMFLGYFFYYLMPLIVIGMLFKYKPHLLEFFGSLLITAFVIYYTIFIFVPAEGPQFYFPYPSNTVEAYGLFGMAVKQIQLMGEAPTAAFPSSHVGVSVVVLIWLFKHYRKLFFLILPFTFILVFSTVYIKAHYAVDVLAGGVTGVLVYLLSSSITLFFIKKRRQWKSL, encoded by the coding sequence ATGAAGAAAATATTAGGGGGGATTTCGTTGTGTTGGTTTAGTTTAACCTTTTATATGTTGGTTACGCTAGTTTTGGTGTTGTTGGTAAAACCCGATGGCTTTTTTCTTATACCAATATTAGAAGGAAGATTTTATTTTTTTGCAGTGTTTTTAGGGGCTTTATTTTTTGATAATCAACTTAAAAACTATCCAAAAATAAAAGTACTGGTAAGCTGGTTGCTAGCCTATGCCTTTTTAGGTATGGTTTATAAGGAGACGGCACAACTCAATCTTATGTTTTTTGATAAAATAGATAGTTGGCTAGTCGAGATAGACCACCTTTTGTTTGGCTTTCAGCCTTCGCTAGAGTTTTCTAAGGTTTTTGATTATCCTTGGTTTAGTGAGTTGATGTTCTTAGGGTATTTCTTCTATTACCTAATGCCTCTCATTGTGATTGGAATGCTTTTCAAGTACAAGCCTCATCTACTGGAATTTTTTGGTTCTTTATTGATAACTGCTTTTGTTATCTATTACACTATTTTTATTTTTGTTCCAGCGGAAGGACCACAGTTTTATTTCCCATATCCTAGCAATACGGTAGAAGCCTATGGTCTTTTTGGAATGGCAGTAAAACAAATACAATTGATGGGCGAAGCTCCTACGGCGGCATTTCCTAGCTCTCATGTGGGTGTGAGTGTGGTGGTTCTGATTTGGCTATTTAAACATTACAGAAAATTATTTTTCTTAATATTGCCATTTACATTTATTCTTGTTTTCTCTACGGTGTATATCAAAGCACATTATGCGGTAGATGTTTTGGCGGGAGGAGTTACAGGAGTATTGGTTTACTTGCTTAGTTCAAGTATTACTTTATTTTTTATAAAAAAACGAAGACAATGGAAATCATTATAA
- the pth gene encoding aminoacyl-tRNA hydrolase, giving the protein MKYLIVGLGNKGDEYTETRHNVGFKVVEKIAESIEASFKTANFGWVAEGKYKGRKVILLKPDTYMNLSGNAVKFWLKKENIPLENLLVITDDLALPFGTLRMKMKGSDAGHNGLKNIQELLQTQNYPRLRFGISANFSEGKQVDYVLGKWTEEEQSKLPERLEQFTKASLAFVFAGIQNAMTGFNGK; this is encoded by the coding sequence ATGAAATACCTTATCGTAGGGCTGGGCAACAAAGGAGATGAGTACACAGAAACTCGCCACAATGTAGGCTTTAAAGTTGTAGAAAAAATTGCAGAAAGCATAGAGGCTTCTTTTAAAACAGCTAACTTTGGCTGGGTAGCAGAGGGTAAATATAAGGGTAGAAAAGTAATATTACTAAAACCCGACACCTATATGAATTTAAGCGGTAACGCCGTGAAGTTTTGGCTAAAAAAAGAGAACATTCCGCTAGAAAATTTGCTTGTCATCACCGATGATTTAGCCTTGCCTTTCGGTACGCTTAGAATGAAAATGAAAGGCTCAGACGCAGGACACAACGGACTAAAAAATATCCAAGAACTCCTGCAAACGCAAAACTACCCAAGATTAAGGTTTGGCATTTCTGCCAATTTCTCCGAAGGTAAGCAAGTGGACTATGTACTCGGCAAATGGACTGAAGAAGAACAAAGCAAACTCCCAGAACGCCTAGAACAATTTACTAAGGCTTCTTTAGCTTTTGTATTTGCAGGTATCCAAAATGCGATGACGGGCTTTAATGGAAAGTAA
- the rpoB gene encoding DNA-directed RNA polymerase subunit beta, whose product MSKSKTTQKAQGNQRINFSSAKGRVETPDFLDIQIQSFKEFFQLDTLPEQRVNEGLYKTFQENFPITDSRNQFVLEFLDYLVDSPRYSIDECVERGLTYSVPLKARLKLYCTDPEYDDFQTVIQDVYLGTVPYMTPSGSFIINGAERVVVTQLHRSPGVFFGQTYHANGTKLYYSRIIPFKGSWMEFTTDINSVMYAYIDRKKKLPLTTLLRAIGYESDKEILQIFDLAEEVKVSKAALKKVEGRTLAARVLNTWFEDFVDEDTGEVVSVERNEIILDRETVLEKEHLDLILEAGVKTILIHNENTKEFSIIQNTLQKDPTNSEKEAVEYIYRQLRNADPPDEETARGIIEKLFFSEQRYSLGEVGRYRLNKKLGLSVDESVEVLTKEDIISIVKHLIELANSKAEVDDIDHLSNRRIRTVGEQLAGQFGVGLSRIARTIRERMNVRDNELFSPTDLVNAKTLTSVINSFFGTNQLSQFMDQTNPLSEITHKRRLSALGPGGLSRERAGFEVRDVHHTHYGRICPIETPEGPNIGLISSLGIYAKINNLGFIETPYRKVENGKVDLDAAPIYLNAEDEEAKIIAQANVELADDGKFETERIIARLDGDYPVVEPEQVDLIDVAPNQISGISASLIPFLEHDDANRALMGSNMMRQAVPLLKPQAPIVGTGLEKQVARDSRILINAEGTGVVEYVDAERIVIKYDRTEDEDIVSFESATKTYHLTKFRKTNQSTTITLKPIVRVGDRVEKGQVLCDGYATENGELALGRNLVVAFMPWKGYNFEDAIVINEKVVREDWFTSIHVDEYSLEVRDTKLGMEELTADIPNISEDATKDLDENGMIRIGAEVKPGDILIGKITPKGESDPTPEEKLLRAIFGDKAGDVKDASLKADSSLRGVVIDKKLFSRNIKDKKKRTEEKIKLEEIENQYKTKFNELRSVLLDKLNTIVNGKTSQGVKNDLGEEIIGKGAKFSMKLLQSVEDYVNVSGSDWTVDADKNELIKQLIHNYKIKYNDLQGVKNREKYAISIGDELPSGIIKLAKVYIAKKRKLNVGDKMAGRHGNKGIVSRIVREEDMPFLEDGTPVDIVLNPLGVPSRMNIGQIYETVLGWAGKQLGLKFATPIFDGAKLDQITEYTEKAGLPIYGNTYLYDGGTGERFTQPATVGVIYMLKLGHMVDDKMHARSIGPYSLITQQPLGGKAQFGGQRFGEMEVWALEAFGASNILREILTVKSDDVIGRAKTYEAIAKGEAMPEPGIPESFNVLLHELQGLGLDVRLEE is encoded by the coding sequence ATGAGTAAATCAAAGACGACACAAAAAGCTCAGGGAAATCAAAGAATTAATTTCTCGTCGGCTAAAGGAAGAGTGGAGACGCCAGACTTTTTGGATATCCAAATTCAATCCTTTAAGGAGTTCTTTCAGCTAGACACACTTCCGGAGCAGAGAGTGAACGAAGGACTTTACAAAACCTTCCAAGAAAATTTTCCAATTACAGATTCTAGAAACCAGTTTGTACTAGAGTTTTTAGATTACTTAGTAGATTCTCCTCGCTATTCTATAGATGAGTGTGTAGAGAGAGGGCTTACTTATTCTGTGCCATTAAAGGCAAGATTAAAACTATACTGTACAGACCCAGAGTACGATGATTTCCAAACGGTAATCCAAGATGTATATCTAGGTACAGTACCTTATATGACGCCTAGTGGTTCATTTATCATCAATGGTGCAGAGCGTGTGGTAGTAACACAGTTACATAGATCTCCAGGGGTATTCTTCGGGCAGACTTACCACGCTAATGGTACTAAATTATACTATTCTAGAATTATCCCATTTAAAGGGTCTTGGATGGAATTTACTACGGATATCAACAGCGTAATGTACGCTTATATAGACCGTAAGAAAAAATTACCATTAACCACTTTACTTAGAGCTATCGGTTACGAATCTGATAAAGAAATTCTTCAGATATTCGACTTGGCAGAAGAGGTTAAAGTGTCTAAAGCGGCTCTTAAAAAAGTAGAAGGTAGAACTTTAGCAGCTAGAGTTCTTAATACTTGGTTTGAAGATTTCGTAGATGAAGATACAGGTGAGGTAGTTTCTGTAGAAAGAAACGAAATTATCTTAGATAGAGAAACCGTTCTTGAAAAAGAACATTTAGACTTGATTTTGGAGGCTGGTGTTAAAACCATTTTAATCCATAATGAAAACACTAAGGAGTTCTCTATCATTCAGAATACATTACAAAAAGACCCTACCAACTCAGAAAAAGAAGCGGTAGAGTACATCTATCGTCAGTTGAGAAACGCAGATCCACCTGATGAAGAAACTGCAAGAGGAATTATAGAAAAGCTATTCTTCTCGGAGCAGAGATATTCTTTAGGAGAGGTAGGTCGTTACAGATTGAACAAAAAACTAGGTCTTAGCGTAGACGAAAGTGTAGAGGTGCTTACTAAGGAGGACATCATTAGTATTGTAAAACACTTAATAGAGTTGGCTAACTCTAAAGCAGAGGTAGATGATATAGACCACCTTTCTAACAGAAGAATTAGAACGGTAGGAGAGCAGTTGGCAGGTCAGTTTGGTGTAGGTCTTTCTAGAATTGCAAGAACAATCCGTGAGAGAATGAATGTTCGTGATAACGAATTGTTTAGTCCAACAGATTTAGTTAACGCTAAAACATTAACATCGGTAATCAACTCGTTCTTTGGAACTAACCAGCTTTCTCAGTTTATGGATCAAACCAATCCACTTTCTGAGATTACACATAAGAGAAGATTATCAGCTTTAGGACCTGGTGGTCTTTCTAGAGAAAGAGCAGGTTTTGAGGTTCGAGATGTTCACCATACACACTACGGAAGAATTTGTCCAATCGAGACGCCGGAAGGACCGAACATTGGTTTGATTTCTTCGTTAGGTATTTATGCTAAAATCAATAATCTAGGTTTCATAGAAACGCCTTATCGTAAGGTAGAAAATGGTAAAGTAGATTTAGATGCGGCACCTATTTATCTTAATGCAGAAGATGAGGAGGCTAAAATTATTGCTCAAGCGAACGTGGAGCTTGCTGATGATGGTAAGTTTGAAACAGAGAGAATTATTGCTCGTTTAGATGGAGATTACCCAGTGGTAGAACCAGAGCAAGTAGATTTAATAGATGTAGCCCCTAACCAGATTTCTGGTATTTCGGCATCACTTATTCCTTTCCTAGAGCACGATGATGCTAACCGTGCCTTGATGGGATCTAACATGATGCGTCAGGCAGTACCATTATTAAAACCTCAAGCACCTATCGTAGGTACAGGTCTAGAGAAGCAAGTGGCTAGAGATTCTAGAATTTTAATCAATGCTGAAGGAACTGGTGTTGTAGAGTATGTAGATGCTGAGAGAATTGTTATAAAATACGATAGAACTGAAGATGAAGATATTGTAAGCTTCGAATCAGCTACTAAGACTTATCATTTAACTAAGTTCAGAAAAACCAACCAATCTACTACTATTACTCTTAAACCTATTGTAAGAGTAGGAGATAGAGTAGAAAAAGGACAAGTGCTTTGTGATGGTTACGCAACAGAAAACGGAGAGTTAGCATTAGGTAGAAACTTAGTGGTAGCATTCATGCCTTGGAAAGGGTATAACTTCGAGGATGCGATTGTAATCAACGAAAAAGTAGTTCGTGAGGACTGGTTTACTTCTATCCATGTAGATGAGTATTCATTAGAGGTAAGAGATACCAAACTAGGTATGGAAGAGCTTACAGCAGATATTCCTAATATCTCTGAAGATGCTACAAAAGACCTAGATGAAAACGGTATGATAAGAATCGGAGCAGAGGTAAAACCTGGTGATATTCTTATCGGTAAAATCACACCTAAAGGAGAGTCTGATCCTACTCCAGAAGAGAAGTTATTAAGAGCTATCTTCGGAGATAAAGCAGGAGATGTAAAAGACGCTTCTTTAAAGGCAGATTCTTCATTAAGAGGGGTAGTGATAGATAAAAAGCTATTCTCTAGAAACATTAAGGATAAGAAGAAGAGAACAGAAGAGAAAATCAAGCTAGAAGAAATAGAAAACCAATACAAGACTAAGTTCAACGAGCTTAGATCGGTTCTTTTAGATAAATTAAACACTATTGTTAATGGTAAAACATCTCAAGGAGTTAAAAACGACTTAGGAGAAGAAATCATTGGTAAAGGTGCTAAGTTCTCTATGAAACTACTTCAGTCAGTAGAAGATTACGTAAATGTAAGCGGTTCTGACTGGACAGTAGATGCAGATAAAAATGAGTTAATTAAGCAATTAATTCATAACTATAAGATTAAGTACAACGATTTACAAGGAGTTAAAAACCGTGAGAAATACGCTATTTCAATCGGAGACGAGCTTCCTTCAGGAATCATTAAGTTAGCTAAAGTTTACATCGCTAAGAAGAGAAAGCTAAATGTAGGAGATAAGATGGCAGGGCGTCACGGTAACAAAGGTATCGTATCTAGAATCGTTCGTGAGGAAGATATGCCTTTCTTAGAAGACGGTACGCCGGTTGACATCGTTCTTAACCCACTAGGGGTACCTTCTCGTATGAACATTGGTCAGATTTACGAAACGGTACTTGGTTGGGCAGGTAAGCAGTTAGGCTTGAAGTTCGCAACGCCTATCTTTGATGGTGCTAAACTAGACCAAATTACAGAGTACACCGAAAAAGCAGGGCTACCTATCTACGGAAACACTTATCTGTATGATGGTGGTACAGGGGAGAGATTTACTCAACCAGCTACTGTAGGTGTGATTTATATGTTGAAACTTGGTCACATGGTAGATGATAAGATGCATGCTCGTTCTATTGGTCCTTACTCTCTCATCACGCAGCAGCCATTAGGAGGTAAAGCTCAGTTTGGTGGTCAGCGTTTCGGAGAGATGGAGGTTTGGGCACTAGAAGCATTCGGTGCGTCTAACATCTTGAGAGAAATCCTAACAGTGAAGTCAGATGATGTGATTGGTAGAGCTAAAACTTACGAAGCTATTGCGAAAGGAGAGGCAATGCCAGAGCCTGGTATTCCAGAATCCTTCAATGTATTGCTTCACGAGTTACAAGGTTTAGGATTAGATGTAAGGTTAGAGGAATAA
- a CDS encoding SulP family inorganic anion transporter, whose product MKKTSLLGGFKENFPSGLVVFLVALPLCLGIALASGAPPLSGIISGIIGGIVVGYISNSHISVSGPAAGLTAIILTAITDLGAFELFLCAGIIAGVIQLILGFVRAGSISNYFPTNVIEGMLAGIGVIIIMKQIPHALGYDSDFEGNETIFDNGYNLDSISSYLQNLSSSVHMGAIIVTLVSLAILLLWDNVAALRKLKMLPGALVAVAVGILLNEFFKASGSSLAISEEHLVNLPVPQSAEDFKNMIVIPDFSGFLNSKVWVAGATIAIVASIETLLCIEAADRLDKRRRITDTNLELRAQGIGNMVSAFIGGLPMTSVVVRSSANANAGATSKVSAIIHGVLLLVCAVSIPIILNKIPLATLAAVLLLVGYKLAKPSTIAHFWHKGKYQFIPFIATVVAVVATDLLKGVGVGMAISIFYILQGNMKRAYYFSREELDEADEVTIRLAEEVSFLNKAAIKKTLKNIKPNSKVTIDARNTSYITTDVLELIQDFANVRAKEEGIEVVLLGFRTSYKDYEKDQHSHIELGHGKAI is encoded by the coding sequence ATGAAAAAGACATCTTTATTAGGAGGTTTTAAAGAAAACTTTCCTTCAGGACTTGTTGTGTTCTTGGTAGCATTACCATTGTGTTTAGGAATTGCATTAGCATCTGGAGCACCACCACTTTCTGGTATTATTTCTGGTATTATAGGTGGTATTGTGGTAGGTTATATTAGTAATTCACATATATCAGTATCAGGGCCTGCTGCTGGTTTAACAGCTATTATCCTTACAGCGATTACAGATTTAGGAGCGTTTGAGCTTTTCCTTTGTGCGGGTATTATAGCAGGTGTAATACAGCTGATTTTAGGGTTTGTGCGTGCAGGTAGTATTTCTAATTATTTCCCTACTAATGTGATAGAGGGTATGCTTGCTGGTATTGGGGTCATCATTATTATGAAGCAAATTCCTCATGCACTAGGATATGATAGTGATTTTGAAGGAAATGAGACCATTTTTGACAACGGCTATAATCTTGATTCTATATCTAGCTATCTTCAAAATCTTAGCTCATCGGTTCATATGGGGGCAATTATAGTAACATTAGTTTCTCTTGCAATTCTTTTGTTGTGGGACAATGTGGCAGCACTCAGAAAACTTAAAATGTTACCAGGAGCATTAGTGGCGGTAGCGGTAGGTATTTTATTAAATGAGTTTTTCAAAGCTAGTGGAAGCTCTTTAGCGATAAGTGAAGAACATTTAGTTAATCTGCCAGTACCTCAATCTGCTGAAGATTTTAAAAATATGATTGTAATTCCTGATTTCTCAGGCTTTTTAAATTCTAAAGTTTGGGTAGCTGGTGCTACTATAGCTATTGTAGCTTCTATAGAAACATTATTGTGTATTGAAGCGGCAGATAGATTAGATAAGAGAAGAAGAATAACAGATACAAACTTAGAGCTTAGAGCTCAAGGGATAGGTAATATGGTGAGTGCCTTTATTGGGGGGCTTCCAATGACTTCAGTAGTGGTTCGTTCTTCAGCTAATGCCAATGCGGGAGCTACATCTAAAGTTTCGGCTATTATACATGGGGTATTGTTATTAGTTTGTGCAGTATCTATACCTATTATCCTTAATAAGATACCTTTGGCTACTTTAGCAGCAGTACTTCTTTTGGTAGGATATAAATTAGCAAAACCATCTACAATTGCTCATTTTTGGCATAAAGGGAAGTATCAATTCATTCCTTTCATCGCTACGGTAGTAGCAGTTGTGGCTACAGACTTACTGAAAGGAGTGGGTGTAGGTATGGCGATTTCTATATTCTATATTTTACAAGGGAATATGAAAAGAGCGTACTATTTTAGCCGTGAAGAGTTAGACGAAGCTGATGAAGTTACTATCAGATTAGCAGAAGAGGTGTCGTTTCTTAACAAAGCGGCTATAAAGAAGACTTTAAAAAATATTAAACCTAATTCTAAAGTAACTATAGATGCTAGAAATACCTCTTATATTACTACAGATGTATTAGAACTGATACAAGACTTTGCTAATGTAAGAGCTAAGGAGGAAGGTATAGAAGTAGTGTTACTAGGGTTTAGAACATCTTATAAAGATTATGAAAAAGACCAACACTCTCATATAGAGCTTGGTCATGGTAAAGCAATTTAA
- a CDS encoding HU family DNA-binding protein, giving the protein MSIKYKTIQKAQPGVAGGGDKKFYASPVYQGEKTLEGLTKDIEKISTVSGADIRAVLYALVDVMQTSLSEGRIVRLGELGSMRVSLSSEGKAKEEEVTSAVIRNTKVLFTPGADLKKMLQTLKFEKA; this is encoded by the coding sequence ATGTCAATTAAGTACAAAACCATTCAGAAAGCCCAGCCAGGTGTGGCGGGCGGAGGCGACAAAAAATTCTATGCATCGCCTGTGTATCAAGGAGAGAAAACCCTAGAAGGTCTTACTAAAGACATCGAGAAAATCTCTACCGTAAGTGGAGCGGACATCAGAGCGGTGCTTTATGCCCTCGTAGATGTGATGCAAACCTCATTATCAGAAGGACGAATTGTAAGGCTAGGCGAACTCGGCAGTATGAGAGTGAGCCTTAGCAGCGAGGGCAAAGCTAAGGAAGAGGAAGTAACTTCAGCAGTGATTAGAAATACAAAGGTGCTGTTTACCCCAGGAGCTGACCTTAAAAAGATGTTACAAACGCTGAAGTTTGAGAAAGCCTAG
- a CDS encoding serine O-acetyltransferase, whose protein sequence is MNYTTIQKDFYRESGKWLSGIQIFKKCFSPNLHYIYWFRKAQKYRSTPFLGSVVRLILRHYQIKYGFQIYPETQIGEGFYLGHWGAVVINPKTTIGKNCNIAQGVTIGQQNRGKKQGVPTIGDEVWIGANAVIVGGVTIGNNVLIAPNAYVNTDVPSGSVVMGNPAQIIPNDQATEGYINHKV, encoded by the coding sequence ATGAATTACACTACTATACAAAAAGACTTCTACCGAGAGAGCGGAAAGTGGCTTTCTGGGATTCAGATATTCAAAAAATGTTTCAGCCCTAATTTGCATTATATTTATTGGTTTCGTAAAGCTCAGAAATATAGAAGTACTCCTTTCTTGGGTAGTGTTGTACGGCTTATTCTCAGGCACTATCAAATAAAATACGGTTTTCAGATTTATCCTGAAACTCAAATAGGCGAAGGTTTTTATTTGGGACATTGGGGAGCGGTGGTTATCAATCCGAAAACCACTATTGGTAAAAATTGTAATATAGCACAAGGAGTTACCATAGGTCAGCAGAACCGAGGCAAAAAACAGGGGGTGCCTACCATTGGAGATGAAGTTTGGATTGGGGCTAACGCAGTAATTGTAGGTGGAGTAACCATAGGGAATAATGTACTTATTGCTCCTAATGCGTATGTGAATACCGATGTGCCTAGCGGTTCTGTAGTTATGGGGAATCCAGCACAAATTATTCCTAACGACCAAGCAACGGAGGGTTATATTAACCATAAAGTTTAA
- a CDS encoding carbonic anhydrase — translation MPNSYEVIFENNKKWVESKLGGDADFFKNLAKNQTPDFLYIGCSDSRATAEELMGAQPGEVFVHRNIANVVNTLDMSSTAVIQYAVEHLKVKHIVVCGHYNCGGVKAAMSSQDLGLLNPWLRTIRDVYRLHQAELDAIEDEHKRFDRLVELNVQEQCINVIKMACVQERYILEEFPIVHGWVFDLRTGKLIDLNLDFAKTLKDIQKIYNLTDSDWVMSRRNNKNLNP, via the coding sequence ATGCCAAATTCGTATGAAGTAATTTTCGAAAACAACAAAAAGTGGGTAGAAAGTAAACTGGGTGGAGATGCTGATTTTTTCAAAAATTTAGCTAAAAATCAAACTCCAGATTTTCTTTACATTGGGTGTTCGGATAGTAGAGCAACAGCAGAGGAGTTAATGGGGGCTCAGCCGGGCGAAGTGTTTGTTCACAGAAATATAGCTAATGTGGTAAATACTTTAGATATGAGTTCTACAGCTGTTATACAATATGCCGTAGAGCATCTTAAAGTAAAGCATATTGTGGTATGTGGGCATTATAACTGTGGAGGTGTAAAAGCTGCTATGTCTTCTCAGGATTTAGGATTGCTTAATCCTTGGTTGAGAACCATTAGAGATGTTTACAGATTACACCAAGCAGAGCTAGACGCTATCGAAGACGAACATAAGCGTTTCGATAGATTGGTAGAGCTGAATGTTCAAGAGCAATGCATCAATGTAATTAAAATGGCGTGTGTGCAAGAAAGATACATTTTAGAGGAGTTTCCTATTGTACACGGGTGGGTGTTTGATTTAAGAACTGGGAAGTTGATAGATTTGAATCTTGATTTTGCTAAGACGCTTAAGGATATTCAAAAAATCTACAATCTAACAGATTCTGATTGGGTAATGAGTAGAAGAAATAACAAAAATCTAAACCCTTAA
- a CDS encoding glycosyltransferase gives MDGKGKKVLLVYYKLFKPGGVAKVMTTLANELVEEGYNVEILLLMSPRPNFYPLNENVKIHHIDTFSHWAWKICEFNVKWLRFVPKIQNINAYIHHIGVYLMLKNWLEKNHQNYDTIISCWYKLSSFIGVMGREIAKKTIAWEHIYYGVGGFVYAKKLRQYYKNLKSIVCINTPSITHYRQFNNTDFIPNLMGDDFEKLKYKNHLDKKNHIAFVGRLEIEKNVTELLDIFSEIKDKKDWVLQIIGDGVLRYPLEAQVENLGLKDKVVFLGKKSTDEIIHILQESKIFALTSTVEAFGLVLVEAMFCSNVLIAYDCNYGPSDIINENNGFLIPLRNKDLFREKLQYLFDNPADLERLSHSSYMEAQKWKKDKILEQWKKII, from the coding sequence ATGGACGGGAAAGGTAAAAAGGTACTATTGGTGTATTATAAGCTATTTAAACCGGGTGGCGTGGCTAAGGTAATGACAACATTAGCCAATGAGCTTGTGGAGGAAGGGTATAATGTAGAAATTCTATTGTTAATGTCGCCCAGACCTAATTTTTATCCATTAAATGAAAATGTCAAAATACATCATATAGATACTTTTTCACATTGGGCTTGGAAAATATGTGAATTTAATGTAAAGTGGCTTAGGTTTGTTCCTAAAATACAGAATATTAATGCTTATATTCATCATATAGGGGTTTATTTAATGTTGAAAAATTGGTTGGAAAAAAATCATCAGAATTACGATACTATTATCTCTTGTTGGTATAAATTGTCTTCTTTTATTGGGGTAATGGGTAGAGAAATAGCAAAAAAAACTATTGCTTGGGAGCATATATATTATGGTGTAGGAGGGTTTGTATATGCTAAAAAATTAAGACAATACTATAAAAATCTAAAATCGATTGTATGTATTAATACTCCTTCTATTACTCATTATAGGCAATTTAATAATACGGATTTTATTCCTAATTTAATGGGTGATGATTTTGAAAAATTAAAGTATAAAAACCATTTAGATAAAAAAAATCATATTGCGTTTGTTGGTAGATTAGAAATTGAAAAAAATGTAACTGAACTTCTTGATATATTCTCCGAAATAAAAGATAAAAAAGATTGGGTTTTACAAATTATTGGTGATGGGGTATTGAGGTATCCGCTAGAAGCACAAGTGGAAAATTTAGGGTTGAAGGATAAGGTTGTTTTTTTAGGCAAAAAATCTACTGATGAAATTATCCATATTTTACAAGAATCTAAAATTTTCGCTCTTACTTCTACTGTAGAAGCCTTTGGGTTGGTATTGGTAGAGGCTATGTTTTGTTCAAATGTTTTAATAGCTTACGATTGTAATTATGGACCGTCAGATATTATCAATGAGAATAATGGATTTTTAATTCCGCTTAGAAATAAAGATTTATTCAGAGAAAAGCTACAATATCTGTTCGATAATCCAGCGGATTTAGAGCGTTTATCACACTCCTCCTACATGGAGGCACAAAAATGGAAAAAAGATAAAATTTTAGAACAATGGAAAAAGATAATATAG
- a CDS encoding glycosyltransferase: MSDKKKKLLIRIGSLRHGGAEKVLVTFLKNLPPDKYEVDLLLNLYSGKYLPEVPSWVNVLYLNKGEMITTNRLQDIPQKAFRVIYQGILKKFPKLLYHFILKGKKYDVELAAIHGFRDEVLNSPLKQSKKIIWIHNDLRKTGFHNYTDAEIRKFFGYDKIMVISEYIQKDFDGLAQNETEKNKIIRIYNPLDTQEILNKSTVEELSKPMFPTFVSVGTVFPQKGFDRLLKVHKRLLDEGLLHRVQILGDGYDFDNIQKLKTELGVDDTVDMLGFIDNPYPYFKNADFYVLSSRYEGYPTVLFEAITLRKNIIATEVSGVREMLLDGDLGLVVDNSEEGIYHGMKKALTNPQHFQTYQEKLKDYQMPFSLTNSVEKIMQILDS; this comes from the coding sequence ATGAGTGATAAAAAAAAGAAACTTCTCATTCGTATAGGTTCATTGAGACATGGTGGAGCGGAGAAGGTACTGGTAACTTTTCTTAAAAACCTTCCGCCAGATAAGTATGAGGTGGATTTGTTACTCAATTTATACTCAGGTAAATATTTGCCAGAAGTTCCTAGCTGGGTTAATGTTTTGTATCTAAACAAAGGGGAAATGATAACCACTAATCGTTTGCAGGATATTCCTCAAAAAGCGTTTAGAGTTATTTATCAAGGAATATTAAAAAAGTTTCCAAAATTGCTTTATCATTTCATTCTCAAAGGCAAAAAGTATGATGTAGAATTAGCCGCCATACATGGTTTTAGAGATGAGGTGTTAAATTCACCATTGAAACAATCTAAGAAAATCATTTGGATACATAATGATTTAAGAAAAACCGGATTTCACAATTATACAGATGCTGAAATTAGAAAGTTTTTTGGATACGATAAGATTATGGTCATATCTGAATATATACAGAAAGACTTTGACGGTTTAGCTCAAAACGAGACAGAAAAAAATAAAATCATTAGGATTTACAATCCACTAGACACACAAGAAATTCTCAATAAAAGCACGGTAGAAGAGTTATCCAAACCAATGTTTCCAACTTTTGTGTCCGTGGGTACCGTGTTTCCACAAAAGGGGTTTGATAGACTTCTAAAAGTCCACAAAAGGCTTTTGGACGAAGGTTTGCTACATCGTGTACAAATTTTAGGAGATGGCTATGATTTTGATAATATCCAAAAACTCAAAACAGAACTTGGGGTAGATGATACAGTAGATATGTTAGGCTTTATAGATAACCCATATCCGTATTTCAAAAATGCCGATTTCTATGTTCTAAGTTCGCGGTACGAGGGCTATCCTACCGTATTGTTTGAAGCGATTACTTTGAGAAAGAACATTATTGCAACAGAGGTTTCTGGGGTTAGGGAGATGCTTTTAGACGGTGATTTGGGGCTTGTGGTAGATAATTCGGAAGAAGGCATTTACCATGGGATGAAAAAAGCACTTACCAATCCACAGCATTTTCAAACCTATCAAGAAAAGCTAAAAGATTATCAAATGCCATTCAGTCTTACCAATTCTGTGGAGAAGATAATGCAAATACTAGATAGTTAG